The DNA window ACCGGGGAGCCATCAAGGCTGATCTGCTGCGGAGGGTGCGCCAGACCGTACAACTGCAGGCGGATCTGCCGGTATCCAGGCACATAGGGGCCCTCGCGCTCCCAGTGCAGGTCAAACTGTTTGGCAGAAGTCGCGCAGGCAAAATGCGACCACCGGAACACCCCCGCTTGATAGTCTTTGCCCTCCCCAGCGTCTTCGTACAGAGGGCTACGGCCATCGCCAGCGTAAACCCGCAAGGTAAGCTCATCGACTACTTTCTCGCCCGTATACAGCATCTCCGGCCAGTGTGGGATAACGCTGCCTGCCCGCGCAAACAACGGCAACTGGTCAAGCGGCGCTTCGACCTGGTAGCGCTTTCCGCCCTTGAATTTCGTCCCGCTCCAGTAGTCGTACCATACCCCCGACGGCAGGCAGACCGTGCGCGTCTGCGCGCCGGGCTCCACAACCGGCGCAACCAGCAGGGTTTCGCCGAGCAGGTAAGCATCATCACAGTCAACCAGATCAGGATCAAGAAGCGCCAGCGGCCTGACAATCGGCCAGCCGTAACGCGCACACTCCGCAAAAGCGGTATACAGGCAGGGCAACAGGCAGTAACGCAGCGCGATGTACTTCCGGCAGATGTCTTCATAGGGCTGGCCGAACGCCCACGGCTCGTGCCGCCCTGTCCACTTTGCAGTGTGCCCCCTGAAGAACGGCAGCAGTATACCGGCCTGTACCCACCGCGTGAACAGCTCACCGTCAGCCTCTCCCGCAAATCCACCGATGTCTGGCCCGGTAAAGGCCAGCCCGGACATCCCCAGGTTGAGGCACATGCTGATACTGAGCTTGAGGTGATCCCACGTGGAATGATTGTCCGCCGTCCACGACGAAGCGTATCGCTGCACCCCGGCGTAACCGGAGCGGGTAATCACCAGGTGTCGTCGTTCCGGTTGAAGCCGCTCCAATCCTTCCCTGGTTGCCCGCACCATCTGCATGCCGTAGACATTGTGGGCGGTGCGATGATCTGCGCTGCGCCCTTCGTAGTCGTGAACAAGATAGTCCGGCGCTTCTTTTAACCGGGCATCTGAACTGAAGATGGCCGGTTCATTCATGTCGTTCCATACCCCGGCCACGCCTGCCTCCAGCAGATCGCGGTACAGGGTTCCCCACCACTGCCGCACCGCGGGAGCGGTGAAATCCGGGAAGTAGCAGTTGCCCGGCCAGACCGGGGCAACAAACAACCGACCGTCGGGATAGCGAAGAAAAGCCCCCTGCGCCAGTCCGTCTCGGCAGACCCGGTACGACCGATCAACCTTGATGCCCGGATCGATCATCACCACCGTACGGAAACCCGCAGCCTTCAGATCGCTGATTAACCCCGCTGGATTAGGGAAACGCCGGGGATGCCAGGTAAAGCACCGGAACCCGTCCATGTAGTCAATGTCGAGGTAGATTGCGTCGCAGGGGATTCTGCGCTGGCGGAACTCCCGCGCGATGTCGCGCACCTCGTCCGCCGACATGTAGCTCCACCGGCTCTGGTGATAACCCAGCGCCCACAACGGCGGCAGGGGCATCCTCCCGGTCAGGCGGGTGTACGCGCTCAACACGTCCAGTGCGGAAGGGCCAGTGAAAAGCGTGTAACATAGCCCGCCAGCCTCCGCTTCAAAGATCAGCCGGTCTTCCGCTCCCGGCGCCCCAACGGCAACCATGCCCCGAACCGGGTTATCCCAGAACAGGCCATAGGCCGATCTGCCGCGCAACCCGACATAGAACGGGATACACAGGTTGATCGGATCGTTGCCGCGCTGGTACCCGGCAGGATCAGTGTTCCACAGCGCGTACGATCGCCCGCGCAGATTGAAGCCAAAAGCGCGCTCGCCCAGTCCGTGCCCGGTTTCGTCCGGCATCAGTCGCGCGCTCAGGCGCACCCGCTCACCACTCCAGACTGGCCCTTCGGCATCCGCGTAGATCAGCCGTCCATCTGTGTCGGTGACTGTTAGCCTCAGATCGGCGCGGGCGACCCGGCAGATGTTCCGCCCCATCCGGATTGCCAGCGCATCCGATTCCTCGGTGACGTTAAAATCACCCGTCTGCGGCCCATCCTCGACCAGCGCATATGAGAACAACTCCGGCAGGCGACCGTCCGGACTCACCCGCACACGCAGGCAATCTTCCGCCAGCACATCCAGTCTCAGGCAGCCCTGCCCGGTACGAAAGGTCACACCATGAGTGTCGCGCTCGTACGCTTCCAGCGCTCCCAGCCGCTGCCATGGTCCCACCGGGGCGGCTGGCCGCCCAAACCGCGCATCCTGGTGTTGCCTGGTGCGCTGATACATCCAGCTCTGCCACGCCGGTCGCAAGCCAATCGACAACAGTTGCGTCACCCATCCCCAGCTTGCGCCGGTTCGACGTTCGTCAGTCAATGCCGTTGCCCCTTCTTCCGCGAAAGTCAAAGACCCGCGTTGCCTGCCTCAGTCGTCCCGTCGCACGCGCTTCTCAACCAGATTCCGGAACGGGTCCTCGCCGGGCTTATAAAGGACCTCGCGGGTTCGCCCGCCACTCTTGGCCGCACCAATGATCCCCAATTCCTCCAGCAGATCCATCAGCCGCGCTGCGCGGGGATACCCCAGCCCCATCCGCCGCTGAATCAGGGAGGCAGAGGCTTCGCCCGCTTCAACGACAATCCGGATCGCTTCTTCCAGCATCGGGTCAGTTTCGGAAAGTATCTCCCGGCGCGTCATGCCCCGCTCCCAGGGGGCAATGGTGCGTGCTGGCATCACTCCAGCCTCGACCTGCTGGTGCAGCCACTGCTTCCAGTAGGTCAGCACCCGCTCCAGTTCCTCATCAGAAACATAACAGCCTTGCAGGCGCTGCGGACCGGCAGCGTCTGCCGCCTGATAGAGCATATCGCCGCGCCCCATCAGGGTTTCCGCCCCAACCGTGTCCAGGATCACCCGGGAATCCACCCCGGACGCTACCGCAAATGAAATCCGCGCCGGGAAGTTCGCCTTGATCAGACCGGTGATCACATCCACCGAGGGGCGCTGCGTGGCCACAATCAAATGAATCCCCACTGCCCGCGCCATCTGCGCCAGCCGGGCCAGCGTCTTTTCCGTCTCATCAGGCCGGGAAAGCATCAGATCACCGATCTCGTCAAAGATGATCACAATGTAGGGTAGATGCTCGTCCATCCGGCGCTTGCCAAGCGCCCGGTTATAGCTCTCAATATTGCGCGCCGCCGCCACTTCCAACAATTTATAGCGCCGATCCATCTCACGTGTGGCCCAGCGTAGCACACCCAGAATGCGCTCCTGGTCGTACTCCACCGGTCCCAGCAGGTGAGGCAGGCCGTTGAAGCGCGTCAGCTCAACCATCTTGGGATCGAGCAGGACGAGTTTGAGACGATCCGGCAGGTTGTTCATCACCAGCGCGGTCGCCATCGCGGTGAGCGCAACCGATTTGCCTGACCCGGTCGTGCCAGCGACAAGCAAGTGAGGCATCGACGCCAGATCAGCTACAAACGACTCCCCGGAGACATCGCGGCCCAGCGGCAGCGCCAGCGGCGATTTGCGCGCCCGGTAGAAGTTGACGCTTTCCATCACGCCGCGCAGCGAAACGATGCTTGGACGCTTGTTGGGCACCTCAACGCCAATATACGAATGTCCCGGGACCGGCGCCTGAATACGCAGGCGTTGCGCTGACAGCGCCAGCGCCAGGTCTCTTTCCAGGGTAGTGATCCGGTTGACCCTTACACGCTGCAGGAAACGCTCCCCATCCTCCATCACCATCTCTTTGAAGGGCTGTACGGCATACTGGGTGACAACCGGACCGATCTTGACATCCACAACTTCTACATGAATGTCAAACTCCCGCAACGTATCTTCAATGATACGGGCGTTGGTATTGATTTCCTCGTCCGTCGGCCGGTTGAGATCGTTGTCTTCCAGCAGGTCATAGGGCGGCAACCCCTCCTCACGTCGGCCAACCCGCCGTTCCTCCTGCAGGTCTTCAACGCGAAACTCACGCACCAGCCGCCCATAGGCGTCGCGAACCTGACGCGCCCGCGTGGTCGGCTTGTGCACCGGCATGGCCACAGCCCATCTCCCCGGCTCTTCCCCGTTGGTGCGGGGCACGATAGACGGGCGCTCGCCCGGCGGCCCCGGCGAACTGAGACCGCGATCGACCTTGTCCGGGTCAGGCTGGATGTAGGACGGGAGGGCAGAGGAATACAGGTCATCCTCTTCGTCGCCCTCATCGTCGCCTTCATTGAAATCATCATCCTCCGGCGCCAGAGGGCGGACATGCCCCGCTCCAGCGAACTGGCTGCGATCGACAACAGATGGTCGGCGACGCAGAGACGAAGCTTCAGGTCCAGCCTGCGGTTGATCTTCTGGTGTCTCTTTCCCGGCTTCCCTGGCCAGCCGTTCAGCGCGCTGTTCAAGGGTCTCCGCTGTGCGGGTCAACCTGGCGATGCCCCATTCCAGGGCGATGTCAAGATGTTGCCGGCGCAGGCCGGCCGCCCGGCTGACGGCAATGAGAAACACGATTCCGTACACAACGGTCGCCGTAATAGGATCAAACAGCCCGGCGATCATCTGACTGAAAGCCCAGCCGACATACCCTCCACCGCCCCCTGCTCGTGCCAGCGCACGCGGCTCCGGATCGTTGGCCAGCAGATGCAATAACGCCAGCAGGGAAAGAAAGCTCACCTCAAGAGCCAGAATCCGCGACCAGGGAAAGCGCAGAACAACACCAAACTGCGGCAACAGCAAGATCACGCCCAGCGCGAGAATGCCCAGCGCCACCACGACCCCGCCATAGCCAAACAACTGGCGGATGGCCTGCGCCCAGCTGCCGGTCAGGGAGGCATCCGGCGAGAAATTCAGCAGCGCCAGCAGCGACACCACGCCGAAAACGATCAACAACACTGCCGCAACTTCACTGGAGCCTGGCGGCAGGGCATCCAGAAAATCCCGCACCCGGCCCGGCATTGCCCGGACCCGTGCCAGAAAGCCCCCCTTGAACGCTCCGCCCCTGCCCCTCGATCGCGTTCCCGGTCGGGGCGCGCCAGAAGACTTCTGGAATTTCGTCTTAAGCGCGTCGAGGGCAGTGCGCCAGACGGACGATTGGTGAGTTGGTTGTTTGCCTGCCATGAGAACCTGCCACTAACAATCACCCGGTTCGCAATTCATCATCACCAGCACCCAGTCGGAGTTCACCATTCCGCCGTCATCATAGCACATCTGTTCCAGCAAGCAATCCTACAACAAACAGGCCGCACTCTGCCAGAAATGTCGAGCGCGGCCCCGAAAACCACCCGTACAGCAAAGATCATTTTGCGCTCAAGTCCCGAAGGCTTAACCCCAAGCGGCGGGATGGGCCGTCAATGTTAAGAATCCTGGCCTGCACCACCTGGCTTTCGCTAACCACATTACGCGGATGCAGGAAGTGCCCTTCCGCCAGTTCCGAAATGTGGATCAGCCCTTCCAATCCCTCTTCGATACAGGCAAAAGCGCCAAAATCAACTACGTTTGTGATCACCCCACGGACGATCTGGCCGACGTGGTAACGCTCATGGACGGTTTCCCACGGATCCGGTTGCAAGCGCTTGATGCTCAGGGCGACCCGACCAAGCTCCTTGTTGACATCCATGACATAGACGGTGACCTGTTGGCCTCGCTTGACCACGTCGCCTGGATGCCCCACCCGTCCCCAGCTCAATTCCGAGATATGGATCAGGCCCTCCACACCGCCCAGGTCAACAAACACGCCAAAATCGCAGACGTTGGTCACCACGCCGGTGCATTTATCACCTGGCTTCAAGTTGTCCAGCACAGCGGCCCGCGTACCTGGCCTCACCTGAGCGGCGCGCTCAGAGAAGATCAGGCGATTCTGAGCCTCGTCAAGTTCGATCACTCGTAGGACAAGATGCCGGCCAGTATAAGCCGCGAGTTCCTGGCGGCGAACGACCTCGTTGGTAATCGCCGGGAAGTCCACTAACTGGCTGGCCGGCACAAAGCCGCGCAGGCTCTTCCACTGTACCAGCAATCCCCCGCGATTGTTGCCGATAACCGGCAGTTCTAACGACGTATCCGATGCCATGATCTGGCGGATTTCCTGCCAGTCTGACGAGCTGGGATAGTCCCGTTCCTCCGCAAAGCTGGCAGTCTCCCGTTCGGCTACAGCCAATCCTGCGTACCAGTCATCCCCTGTCCGGTTCATCTCCTCGGCAGGTAGCATCTCGCCTTCCCGCAATAATGCCGACCAATAAGCCTCATCGATCGCCGGCGGCGATGACATCCCCCGTTCTCCCCGAAAAGTCGCGTTTGACATCAATCCATCCTTCCTCCTGTGGTACTTCCACTGAACAGGTGTTAAGTACACACGATAAGACCACAGATTGGGGCAGAGGCCATTATAGAAATAGCCTAGCACACTGTCAAAAACGCCCTACGACCGGATTAACCGGCTGGTTACTGCATCGCTTCCGTTTCCTTCTCCATCTCGATCAGAATGCGGGCGACCTCCTCAATGGCCGCTCGCTGCTTACGATAGAGATCGGCCTCGCTCATCGCCAAGCGCTTGGCCACATCGCGGACCCGGTAGCCCTGGATGAAGCGCAGTTCAACGATATTATACAGGGTCCATTCAGTCTGTGTCATACTGCGCTCGCCAGCGGGGCGCATCCGGCTCACCGCCTCCTGCAATACCGCCCGTAAGGCGCGTGTCGGATTGTTGCCATTCTCCTGCAGAGCTGCCCGGACTACACCCAGTTGCAGCAGCTCGCTCTGTGTCAGGCGCGGCCCACCCCAGTAATCGCGCAGGGCGTCCCGCACGGCGCTGACAAAACCGGGCTTCGGTTCCGTCGAAGTACGCACCTCCGCCTTGATCAGGGCCGGAAAGTCGCCGTAACGGGCAGTATCCCGCAGACGCTGGATTGCCTCCATCTCCGGCAACAATCGCTCCAGAGCGGTAAAGACCTCGGTTTGCAGGATCTGGTCGTCCAGCGCTTGGGCGACCTGTTCCACCAGCATCTCGAACACCCGCTGCTCTTCAGGCGTCAGGTCGAATTCCGACGCGCGCGCCTGTACCCCCAGCACGCCAAGCAGACGCCCTTCCTGGCCGTTGCCGTTCGATCCACTCTGCGGATATCGCGCGCTGTACAGGGGCACCACCCAGAAATCGTGCCAGGAATAAACTGTAGCTATGCCATTGGCATTGCTCCGCAGCTGTCGCAGCAATTCGTCGCCATCATCCCACAGGGCGTCCGGCTGCCATCCGCCGACCGATTCGCTCACCCGTATCTGCTCGCCATCCAGCGTGGCGATAAAGGCTACCGGCACCTGTACCAGATCGCACACTGCCGCCAGCAGGGCTTCAAAGAGCTGATGCAGATCGTTGTGGGTCAGGAGACGGTGTGCCACATCCTGCAACATCTGCACCTGCGCCTGTTCATCGGGGTAAACCAGGTAGCGTTCCAGGCGGGGCAAGAACAGGGTTACCATCCATTGCCAGAACATCACCATCGCCACCGCCGCAAAGAGCATGAACTCATCGCCTGGCAGTCCCAGGATGCGCCCGGCCTGGGGCACGTACAATACGATGAGCAGCACCAGAATCCCCGCAAACGGCCCCCGCAGGAAGAAGCTGAGCAGCTCCGCCTTGACCACCCGATCGGGAATGTTCGAACCAAAGAACGACAGCGGATAGGCGATGAACAGCAGCATCAGGGCAATGCCCAGATTATTCAGGTTGACCAGCAACCAGAACAACACCGGGGAAGTTGACGAATCAGGGAACAACAGCGAATAAGGGAAGATGCCGATAGCGGGCAGGGTGAATGAATATAACAGGTATCCCATCCGCCGGTGTGTGTAGGTCGTCAGGCATCGTCTCCGCGCTCGCAACACGTTGTACACAGAAACAACTATTGCGATCACGAAGTACAGAACATACACCGGGAACATTGGCCCGGCCTGCAGGTATGCCGCCGGACCTGGCACCAGCCCATAGACCAGCAGGTCGGTAGTCAGCGCCATCACCGCGAATGTTGCGCTGAGCAGATACAACAGCCGCACCACCCGCCGCCGCCGCCCGCGCGATACCAGCCCTGTCGTCGCCAGCAGAGCATCTGAGAGATGAAACATAGCTGCCGGCGCAAATGCGATACCCACCCACTGCACCCGCAGCCAGTTGCGCAGGGAGAGGAGTGTCGGGCTGAGGGCGACAAAGACATCGATCAGGGAAACAACCGTCACACACGCCAGTAACAAACTGGATGCACGCACTACCCTGGAGCGCTGATTGCGCGACAGGTTGTACAGTAACATAGACGCCCCAACGATCACGATGATCGCTGACAGCGTTTCATTGGTCACCTGCAGAAAACGTTCCAGAGACAATGACATTCCCAACCAGCCCGAACTACCGCAGACTTTGTGTAAAGAACAGGGCAATATCCTGGTTCGGATAGTAACGATCGTTGAAGCCGCACAGTGTCAGCCCGTGCCGCTGGCAGAAGGCTATCGCCGGGTGATTCTTGGTCTGGGTTTCGACCGTGATCCGGGCCAGGTTACTGGCCCTGGCCCATTGCTGCGCCTCGTGCAGCAGAGTGCTCCCCAACCGCTGCCGCCGCAGAGGACGGTCAACCACCAGCTGGCGAACCCAGGCAGTCCCACAGGCATGGTCCGGACGGATGAGCACATATCCGGCAATGCGCTCCCCGACTTCCGCGACCAGCAAACACTCACCAGACTGGATCGCCGCCTCCATAACTGTGGAATCATGAGGGGTAATGATCGGCATCGAACGTGGTAGGCGCACTGTTCGGAAGCTGTAGACCAGCGCGCCCTGGTCCTCGCGTGCCTCAACCTGCCAGACATAGTCGCTGGACGAGGAATGATCAAGCAACAGGCACGGCGGGAGATCCTGCTCTTCGGCAGGACGGATAAGGATATGCCCGCCACCTTCCAGTACCAACGGTTCGCCTGGGGCACTCATAGTTCACACCGGTTACAGACCACACAGCCTACCAGCGACTGCTCCTGCTCAGTCGTCAACAGTC is part of the Anaerolineae bacterium genome and encodes:
- a CDS encoding DUF4968 domain-containing protein; the encoded protein is MTDERRTGASWGWVTQLLSIGLRPAWQSWMYQRTRQHQDARFGRPAAPVGPWQRLGALEAYERDTHGVTFRTGQGCLRLDVLAEDCLRVRVSPDGRLPELFSYALVEDGPQTGDFNVTEESDALAIRMGRNICRVARADLRLTVTDTDGRLIYADAEGPVWSGERVRLSARLMPDETGHGLGERAFGFNLRGRSYALWNTDPAGYQRGNDPINLCIPFYVGLRGRSAYGLFWDNPVRGMVAVGAPGAEDRLIFEAEAGGLCYTLFTGPSALDVLSAYTRLTGRMPLPPLWALGYHQSRWSYMSADEVRDIAREFRQRRIPCDAIYLDIDYMDGFRCFTWHPRRFPNPAGLISDLKAAGFRTVVMIDPGIKVDRSYRVCRDGLAQGAFLRYPDGRLFVAPVWPGNCYFPDFTAPAVRQWWGTLYRDLLEAGVAGVWNDMNEPAIFSSDARLKEAPDYLVHDYEGRSADHRTAHNVYGMQMVRATREGLERLQPERRHLVITRSGYAGVQRYASSWTADNHSTWDHLKLSISMCLNLGMSGLAFTGPDIGGFAGEADGELFTRWVQAGILLPFFRGHTAKWTGRHEPWAFGQPYEDICRKYIALRYCLLPCLYTAFAECARYGWPIVRPLALLDPDLVDCDDAYLLGETLLVAPVVEPGAQTRTVCLPSGVWYDYWSGTKFKGGKRYQVEAPLDQLPLFARAGSVIPHWPEMLYTGEKVVDELTLRVYAGDGRSPLYEDAGEGKDYQAGVFRWSHFACATSAKQFDLHWEREGPYVPGYRQIRLQLYGLAHPPQQISLDGSPVAWQMQDGCITFSTDREFEALSAVF
- a CDS encoding DNA translocase FtsK, producing the protein MPGRVRDFLDALPPGSSEVAAVLLIVFGVVSLLALLNFSPDASLTGSWAQAIRQLFGYGGVVVALGILALGVILLLPQFGVVLRFPWSRILALEVSFLSLLALLHLLANDPEPRALARAGGGGGYVGWAFSQMIAGLFDPITATVVYGIVFLIAVSRAAGLRRQHLDIALEWGIARLTRTAETLEQRAERLAREAGKETPEDQPQAGPEASSLRRRPSVVDRSQFAGAGHVRPLAPEDDDFNEGDDEGDEEDDLYSSALPSYIQPDPDKVDRGLSSPGPPGERPSIVPRTNGEEPGRWAVAMPVHKPTTRARQVRDAYGRLVREFRVEDLQEERRVGRREEGLPPYDLLEDNDLNRPTDEEINTNARIIEDTLREFDIHVEVVDVKIGPVVTQYAVQPFKEMVMEDGERFLQRVRVNRITTLERDLALALSAQRLRIQAPVPGHSYIGVEVPNKRPSIVSLRGVMESVNFYRARKSPLALPLGRDVSGESFVADLASMPHLLVAGTTGSGKSVALTAMATALVMNNLPDRLKLVLLDPKMVELTRFNGLPHLLGPVEYDQERILGVLRWATREMDRRYKLLEVAAARNIESYNRALGKRRMDEHLPYIVIIFDEIGDLMLSRPDETEKTLARLAQMARAVGIHLIVATQRPSVDVITGLIKANFPARISFAVASGVDSRVILDTVGAETLMGRGDMLYQAADAAGPQRLQGCYVSDEELERVLTYWKQWLHQQVEAGVMPARTIAPWERGMTRREILSETDPMLEEAIRIVVEAGEASASLIQRRMGLGYPRAARLMDLLEELGIIGAAKSGGRTREVLYKPGEDPFRNLVEKRVRRDD
- a CDS encoding S1 RNA-binding domain-containing protein, which codes for MSNATFRGERGMSSPPAIDEAYWSALLREGEMLPAEEMNRTGDDWYAGLAVAERETASFAEERDYPSSSDWQEIRQIMASDTSLELPVIGNNRGGLLVQWKSLRGFVPASQLVDFPAITNEVVRRQELAAYTGRHLVLRVIELDEAQNRLIFSERAAQVRPGTRAAVLDNLKPGDKCTGVVTNVCDFGVFVDLGGVEGLIHISELSWGRVGHPGDVVKRGQQVTVYVMDVNKELGRVALSIKRLQPDPWETVHERYHVGQIVRGVITNVVDFGAFACIEEGLEGLIHISELAEGHFLHPRNVVSESQVVQARILNIDGPSRRLGLSLRDLSAK
- a CDS encoding GNAT family N-acetyltransferase; this translates as MSAPGEPLVLEGGGHILIRPAEEQDLPPCLLLDHSSSSDYVWQVEAREDQGALVYSFRTVRLPRSMPIITPHDSTVMEAAIQSGECLLVAEVGERIAGYVLIRPDHACGTAWVRQLVVDRPLRRQRLGSTLLHEAQQWARASNLARITVETQTKNHPAIAFCQRHGLTLCGFNDRYYPNQDIALFFTQSLR